The following coding sequences lie in one Nitratireductor mangrovi genomic window:
- the leuB gene encoding 3-isopropylmalate dehydrogenase: protein MTRKLLLLPGDGIGPEAMAEVRKLISAMNERFSSGFEVEEGLVGGAAYDAHGQAISDADMAKALAADAVLFGAVGGPKWDGVPYEVRPEAGLLRLRKEMELFANLRPAICYPALAASSSLKQEVVEGLDILIVRELTGGVYFGEPKEIIDLGNGQKRGIDTQVYDTFEIERISGVAFELARTRQNKVCSMEKHNVMKSGVLWKDVVAATHKAKYSDVELTHMLADAGGMQLVRWPKQFDVIVTDNLFGDMLSDVAAMLTGSLGMLPSASLGAPDAKTGSRKALYEPVHGSAPDIAGKGLANPIAMIASFAMCLRYSFSMIAEADRLEAAVAAVLDDGQRTADIMSDGKTQLGTGAMGDAILEKFLALSA, encoded by the coding sequence ATGACGCGCAAACTCCTGCTTCTTCCCGGCGACGGCATCGGCCCCGAGGCGATGGCGGAGGTGCGCAAGCTGATCAGCGCGATGAACGAGCGGTTCTCGTCCGGCTTCGAGGTCGAGGAGGGCCTGGTTGGCGGGGCGGCCTACGACGCGCATGGCCAGGCGATCTCGGATGCGGACATGGCCAAGGCGCTTGCCGCCGACGCCGTGCTGTTCGGCGCGGTCGGCGGGCCGAAATGGGACGGCGTACCCTATGAGGTGCGTCCCGAAGCCGGCCTCCTGAGGTTGCGCAAGGAAATGGAGCTTTTCGCCAATCTGCGCCCGGCCATCTGCTATCCGGCGCTCGCGGCATCCTCCTCGCTCAAGCAGGAGGTCGTCGAGGGCCTCGACATCCTGATCGTGCGCGAACTCACCGGCGGGGTCTATTTCGGCGAGCCCAAGGAGATCATCGATCTCGGCAACGGCCAGAAACGCGGCATCGACACGCAGGTCTACGACACCTTCGAGATCGAGCGCATTTCGGGCGTCGCCTTCGAGCTGGCCCGCACGCGGCAGAACAAGGTGTGCTCGATGGAAAAGCACAATGTGATGAAGTCGGGCGTGTTGTGGAAGGATGTCGTCGCAGCGACGCACAAGGCGAAATATTCCGATGTGGAGCTTACCCACATGCTGGCCGATGCCGGCGGCATGCAGCTGGTGCGCTGGCCGAAACAGTTCGACGTCATCGTCACCGACAACCTGTTCGGCGACATGCTGTCGGACGTGGCGGCGATGCTTACCGGCTCGCTGGGCATGCTGCCTTCGGCCTCGCTGGGCGCGCCCGATGCCAAGACGGGCAGCCGCAAGGCGCTTTACGAGCCCGTGCATGGCTCGGCACCGGACATTGCCGGCAAGGGACTGGCAAACCCGATCGCCATGATCGCCTCCTTCGCCATGTGCCTGCGCTACTCCTTCAGCATGATCGCCGAGGCTGACCGGCTGGAGGCGGCGGTCGCGGCCGTGCTCGATGACGGGCAACGCACCGCCGACATCATGTCGGACGGCAAGACGCAGCTTGGCACCGGGGCGATGGGCGACGCGATCCTCGAGAAGTTCCTGGCGCTTTCGGCCTGA